A part of Saccharomonospora amisosensis genomic DNA contains:
- a CDS encoding uL11 family ribosomal protein has protein sequence MRVKKKPIFRATLQLPAGDAPVVDLGKMLGQTGVNLVEVKRTYDEATAAQRGDIVPVVITVFEDRSFVLRCKTPPTAYLVRRALRGKGAARPGHEAAGAISREQLRQIALRKLPDLNTADLEAAMRTVAGTARSMGVRIED, from the coding sequence CTGCGGGTGAAGAAGAAGCCGATATTCCGGGCCACGCTGCAACTTCCCGCGGGGGACGCGCCCGTGGTCGACCTCGGCAAGATGCTGGGGCAGACGGGAGTCAATCTTGTCGAGGTCAAGCGCACTTACGACGAGGCGACCGCCGCGCAGCGCGGCGACATCGTGCCCGTCGTGATCACCGTGTTCGAGGACCGCTCGTTCGTGCTGAGGTGCAAGACACCACCGACGGCGTACCTCGTGCGCAGAGCGCTGCGCGGCAAGGGGGCGGCCCGACCCGGCCACGAAGCGGCGGGTGCCATCAGCCGCGAGCAGTTGCGACAGATCGCGCTACGAAAGCTGCCGGATCTCAACACGGCCGACCTCGAGGCGGCCATGCGCACCGTCGCAGGAACCGCACGCTCGATGGGGGTGAGGATCGAGGACTGA
- a CDS encoding serine hydroxymethyltransferase — MTHQPAIPTLTAADPQIAELIEAEATRQHDKVRLIASENYVSQAVLEATGSVLTNKYSEGYSGKRYYEGQQFVDPIEDLAVERAKSVFGVEHANVQPYSGSPANLAAYLAFAEPGDTVLGMALPAGGHLTHGWSVSATGKWFNAVRYGVRKEDGRLDLDEVRDLARQHRPKLIFAGGTAIPRTIDFAAFAEIAREVDAVLVADIAHIAGLVAGGAHPSPVGHAQVITTTTHKTLRGPRGAMIMSDADHAKAVDKAVFPGLQGGPHNHTTAAIAVALGEAAKPEFREYAQGVVANAKALAEALLERGFDLVSGGTDNHLLLVDLTRKHIGGKPAAKALDAAGIELNYNTVPFDPRKPFDPSGIRLGTAAVTTRGLQPQHQPKIAEWIERAISAATTDDAKALRMIAGEVRELLAAYPVPGYRD; from the coding sequence ATGACACACCAGCCAGCGATTCCGACTCTCACGGCGGCCGACCCCCAGATCGCCGAACTGATCGAGGCAGAGGCCACTCGCCAGCACGACAAGGTGCGCCTCATCGCCTCGGAGAACTACGTCTCGCAAGCCGTACTCGAAGCGACCGGCTCCGTACTGACGAACAAGTACTCCGAGGGTTACTCCGGCAAGCGCTACTACGAGGGCCAGCAGTTCGTCGACCCTATCGAGGACTTGGCCGTCGAGCGGGCCAAGTCGGTGTTCGGCGTCGAACACGCCAACGTGCAGCCGTACTCCGGGTCTCCAGCCAACCTCGCCGCCTACCTTGCCTTCGCCGAGCCGGGTGACACCGTGCTGGGCATGGCGCTGCCCGCGGGCGGTCATCTGACACACGGCTGGTCGGTGTCGGCGACCGGCAAGTGGTTCAACGCGGTGCGCTACGGCGTGCGTAAGGAAGACGGCAGGCTGGACCTCGACGAGGTCCGCGACCTGGCAAGGCAGCACAGGCCGAAGCTGATCTTCGCTGGCGGCACCGCCATCCCCCGGACAATCGACTTCGCCGCGTTCGCGGAGATCGCGCGGGAGGTCGACGCTGTGCTGGTCGCCGACATCGCCCACATCGCGGGGCTGGTCGCGGGCGGTGCGCACCCATCTCCGGTCGGGCACGCCCAGGTGATCACCACCACCACGCACAAGACGCTGCGTGGCCCGCGTGGTGCGATGATCATGTCCGATGCCGACCATGCCAAAGCGGTGGACAAGGCGGTGTTTCCCGGCCTGCAGGGTGGCCCGCACAACCACACGACGGCCGCTATCGCGGTCGCGCTCGGTGAGGCCGCGAAGCCGGAGTTCCGGGAGTACGCGCAGGGCGTGGTGGCCAACGCGAAGGCGCTCGCCGAGGCACTGCTGGAACGCGGCTTCGACCTGGTTTCCGGCGGCACCGACAACCACCTGCTACTCGTCGACCTGACCCGCAAGCACATCGGCGGCAAGCCCGCAGCCAAGGCGCTGGACGCGGCGGGGATCGAACTGAACTACAACACCGTGCCGTTCGACCCGCGCAAGCCGTTCGACCCTTCGGGGATTCGCCTCGGCACCGCGGCTGTGACCACGCGCGGGCTGCAGCCGCAACACCAGCCGAAGATCGCGGAGTGGATCGAAAGGGCGATCTCGGCCGCCACTACCGACGACGCCAAGGCGCTGCGCATGATCGCGGGCGAGGTGCGGGAGCTGCTCGCCGCATACCCGGTTCCCGGCTACCGCGACTGA
- a CDS encoding inorganic diphosphatase: protein MEFDVTIEIPKGERNKYEMDHETGRIKLDRTLFTATQYPADYGFIDNTLGQDGDPLDVLVLVQEPTFPGCLIRCRAIGMFRMTDEKGPDDKVLAVPSDDPRLEHLRDIHHLNEFHKLEIEHFFQVYKDLEPAKSVEGSTWASRAEAEEEIKRSYEREAAHKEQDANA from the coding sequence GTGGAGTTCGACGTAACGATCGAAATCCCCAAAGGGGAACGCAACAAGTACGAGATGGACCACGAGACGGGGCGGATCAAGCTGGACCGCACCCTCTTCACGGCCACCCAGTACCCGGCGGACTACGGGTTCATCGACAACACGCTGGGCCAGGACGGCGACCCGCTCGACGTGCTCGTGCTCGTGCAGGAGCCGACGTTTCCCGGGTGCCTGATTCGCTGCAGGGCGATCGGCATGTTCCGGATGACCGACGAGAAGGGCCCCGACGACAAGGTCCTCGCCGTCCCCTCGGACGACCCACGCCTGGAGCACCTGCGCGACATCCATCACCTCAACGAGTTCCACAAACTCGAGATCGAGCACTTCTTCCAGGTCTACAAGGACCTCGAACCCGCGAAGAGCGTCGAGGGTTCCACCTGGGCGAGCCGCGCCGAGGCCGAGGAGGAAATCAAGCGTTCCTACGAGCGCGAGGCAGCACACAAGGAGCAGGACGCCAACGCGTGA
- the dacB gene encoding D-alanyl-D-alanine carboxypeptidase/D-alanyl-D-alanine endopeptidase has translation MPGSDETPEPTWPSSDHDADRDTTASGDGGVTDQLRVPKVSNVDPPTIRVSKPAEPNRARQADPPTQQAATRQPPPQSPPPPQAAQQPPPQPPRFPAQQAQQVAPQPQPQQPQPQQPPPQPRQQPPRNQPQRQPQPQPQPQPPSQPQPPSPLGKPAGAGPPEENAAAEPAVARRGKGLRIGAVLAVLLLVATGVTLALPDVSNRLGLPWAPNAPKAEPPEPVAVTRDLRGPSEAEPAPTQAGVASALQDPASASVLGTLAGSVMDPDTGTVLWEREADRPLTPASTTKLLTVAAALLALDHGTQFPTTVVQGDEPGTVVLVAGGDVTLSSLPSGEQSLYPGAAHLDDLVTQVEQATGGGVTEVRLDLNAFTDDPSAPGWAPGDSPSTFMAPVAPVMLDGGRMDATDPNSQRYGDPTGELARELANRLGAKVGEPLRTSAPQGARVLGEVRSAPLAELVDRALLTSDNLLAEVLARQVAIAQGKEPSFAGAAQATLEVLGRNGFDVTGVELSDASGLSTKNRVPAAVLSELLAVAADPSDDDPRTAKLRPLLGGLPVAGGSGTLSDRYTDGPATEGKGWVRAKTGTLSGANTLAGVVLDEDGRVLVFAFMSSGTDIKAARAALDELTATLRGCGCR, from the coding sequence GTGCCGGGTAGTGACGAGACGCCGGAGCCGACGTGGCCTTCCAGCGACCACGATGCTGACCGAGACACGACGGCGAGTGGTGACGGCGGGGTAACTGACCAGCTTCGGGTGCCGAAGGTCAGCAATGTCGATCCACCGACCATCAGGGTGTCCAAGCCCGCGGAGCCGAACCGCGCCCGGCAGGCTGACCCGCCCACTCAGCAGGCTGCCACGAGGCAACCGCCTCCGCAGTCACCGCCGCCTCCGCAGGCTGCCCAACAGCCACCACCGCAACCACCGCGGTTCCCGGCTCAGCAGGCGCAACAGGTGGCACCACAGCCACAACCACAACAGCCACAACCACAACAGCCACCGCCGCAGCCGCGGCAGCAACCGCCGCGCAACCAGCCGCAGCGACAGCCACAACCACAACCACAACCACAACCACCGTCACAACCACAACCACCGTCACCGCTGGGTAAGCCTGCCGGGGCAGGACCCCCTGAGGAGAACGCGGCAGCCGAGCCCGCCGTTGCGAGGCGAGGCAAGGGGCTCCGCATCGGTGCAGTGCTGGCGGTGCTGTTGCTGGTGGCGACCGGGGTCACCCTCGCGCTGCCCGACGTCTCAAACCGGCTCGGGCTGCCATGGGCACCGAACGCGCCGAAGGCAGAGCCGCCTGAACCCGTCGCGGTCACCCGCGACCTGCGTGGACCCTCCGAAGCCGAACCCGCCCCTACCCAGGCGGGCGTCGCCTCGGCACTACAGGACCCTGCCTCGGCCAGCGTGCTCGGCACACTGGCAGGCAGCGTCATGGACCCGGACACCGGCACCGTGCTGTGGGAACGGGAAGCCGACCGGCCGTTGACGCCTGCCTCGACCACCAAGCTGCTCACCGTCGCCGCCGCGCTGCTCGCGCTCGACCACGGAACGCAGTTCCCGACCACAGTGGTGCAGGGCGACGAGCCGGGAACCGTCGTGCTCGTCGCTGGCGGCGACGTGACCCTGTCCTCGCTTCCGAGTGGTGAGCAGTCTCTCTACCCCGGCGCCGCTCACCTCGACGACCTGGTGACGCAGGTGGAGCAGGCCACCGGCGGTGGCGTCACGGAGGTACGGCTCGACTTGAACGCCTTCACGGACGACCCGTCGGCGCCCGGTTGGGCGCCGGGTGATTCGCCCTCGACCTTCATGGCCCCGGTCGCGCCCGTCATGCTCGACGGTGGTCGCATGGACGCCACGGACCCGAACTCGCAGCGGTATGGCGACCCCACCGGGGAACTGGCGCGGGAACTGGCGAACCGGCTCGGTGCGAAGGTCGGCGAACCACTTCGCACGTCCGCACCGCAGGGTGCTCGCGTGCTCGGCGAGGTGCGCTCCGCGCCGTTGGCCGAGCTCGTCGATCGGGCGCTGCTGACCTCGGACAACCTACTCGCGGAGGTGCTGGCCAGGCAGGTGGCGATCGCGCAGGGCAAGGAGCCGTCCTTCGCGGGCGCCGCGCAGGCCACGCTCGAGGTACTGGGCCGCAACGGTTTCGACGTCACCGGGGTGGAGCTGTCCGACGCCAGCGGACTGTCCACGAAGAACCGGGTCCCTGCGGCGGTGCTCAGCGAGCTGTTGGCCGTCGCCGCCGACCCCAGCGACGACGACCCGCGCACGGCCAAGCTGAGACCTCTGCTCGGCGGCCTGCCGGTGGCCGGTGGCAGCGGGACCCTGTCCGACCGCTACACCGACGGTCCGGCGACCGAGGGCAAGGGCTGGGTGCGGGCCAAGACCGGGACCTTGAGCGGCGCGAACACACTCGCCGGGGTGGTGCTCGACGAGGACGGCCGCGTGCTCGTTTTCGCGTTCATGTCCTCGGGAACCGACATCAAGGCCGCCCGCGCCGCGCTCGACGAGTTGACCGCCACACTGCGTGGCTGTGGTTGCCGCTGA
- a CDS encoding DNA polymerase III subunit delta', protein MSAPVWSQLVGQEPAVEVLSAAAESAAALVAGESAELGAMTHAWLFTGPPGSGRSVAARTFAAALQCTNGAGCGECTGCRTALSGTHADVRMVVPEGLSISVAEMRALVQAAARRPTTGRWQVVVITEADRLTEGAANALLKAVEEPPERTVFLLCAPSDHPEDVSVTIRSRCRSVLLRTPPSASIARVLVERDGVAPELAEWAASVCGGHVGRARRLATDEAARERRNTVLRIPLGLRRAADVFACADELIKTAEADATEESKARDEAEQEALRTAMGAGGTGKGVAAARRSADAAVRQLEKRQKSRATRTQRDTLDLALVDLAGFYRDVLVAASGADVTLNHPDFAEQSAEAATRWTPAATLHRLEAVLACREAIEWNVKPRIAVEAMVTTLREGQGA, encoded by the coding sequence TTGAGCGCGCCGGTCTGGTCCCAACTCGTCGGTCAGGAACCAGCCGTGGAGGTGTTGTCGGCCGCGGCGGAGTCGGCGGCAGCGCTCGTGGCGGGCGAGTCGGCCGAGCTCGGCGCCATGACGCACGCCTGGCTGTTCACCGGACCGCCCGGCTCTGGGCGCTCTGTAGCGGCACGCACGTTCGCGGCGGCACTGCAGTGCACCAACGGAGCAGGCTGCGGAGAGTGCACGGGGTGCAGAACCGCGCTGTCCGGCACCCACGCCGACGTGCGGATGGTCGTCCCCGAAGGCTTGTCGATCTCCGTGGCGGAGATGCGGGCGTTGGTGCAGGCCGCTGCACGCAGGCCGACGACGGGCCGCTGGCAGGTGGTTGTCATCACCGAGGCCGACCGGCTCACCGAAGGCGCGGCGAACGCTCTGCTCAAGGCGGTCGAGGAGCCACCGGAACGCACCGTGTTCCTGCTGTGCGCACCGTCCGACCACCCCGAGGACGTCTCGGTGACGATCCGTTCCCGCTGCAGAAGCGTGCTGCTGCGCACTCCTCCCTCTGCGTCGATAGCGCGGGTGCTCGTGGAGCGCGACGGCGTAGCGCCGGAGCTGGCTGAGTGGGCCGCGTCGGTGTGCGGTGGCCACGTCGGCAGGGCGCGCAGGCTAGCCACCGACGAGGCCGCCCGCGAGCGCAGGAACACCGTGCTGCGGATTCCGCTCGGCCTGCGAAGGGCGGCTGACGTGTTCGCGTGCGCCGACGAGCTGATCAAGACAGCGGAGGCGGACGCGACCGAGGAGAGCAAGGCGCGTGACGAGGCCGAGCAGGAGGCGCTGCGAACGGCCATGGGCGCGGGAGGGACCGGCAAGGGGGTGGCTGCCGCAAGGCGTTCCGCCGACGCGGCCGTGCGGCAACTCGAGAAGCGGCAGAAGTCCAGGGCCACCCGCACCCAGCGCGACACGCTTGACCTGGCGCTCGTTGACCTCGCCGGGTTCTACCGGGACGTACTGGTGGCCGCCAGCGGGGCCGACGTCACCCTCAACCATCCCGACTTCGCCGAACAGAGCGCGGAGGCGGCCACGCGATGGACTCCCGCCGCGACCCTGCACCGGCTTGAGGCCGTGCTGGCCTGCCGCGAGGCGATCGAGTGGAACGTCAAGCCACGGATCGCGGTGGAGGCCATGGTGACCACATTGCGGGAGGGGCAGGGCGCCTGA
- a CDS encoding gamma carbonic anhydrase family protein: protein MPMFAFEGVSPTVHPDAWIAPTATLIGDVVVEKGASVWYGAVLRGDFGRIVVREGANIQDNSVLHVNDGVCEVGRNATVGHSCIVHDCTIGEQALVGNGATVLDRAVVGARTLVAAGATITPNTEVPEEVIAMGSPAKKFVPLTDSARAWIDHNAEIYQQLARRHSEGIEPV from the coding sequence ATGCCGATGTTCGCCTTCGAGGGCGTGAGCCCCACCGTGCACCCGGACGCCTGGATCGCCCCGACGGCGACGCTGATCGGAGATGTCGTCGTGGAGAAGGGCGCGTCCGTCTGGTACGGGGCGGTGCTGCGGGGCGACTTCGGCCGAATCGTGGTCCGGGAGGGCGCGAACATCCAGGACAACTCGGTTCTGCACGTCAATGACGGGGTGTGCGAGGTGGGTCGCAACGCCACCGTCGGTCACTCCTGCATCGTGCACGACTGCACGATCGGGGAGCAGGCCCTCGTCGGCAACGGGGCGACAGTGCTCGACAGGGCGGTCGTGGGCGCGAGGACGCTGGTGGCTGCCGGTGCCACCATCACGCCGAATACCGAGGTGCCCGAAGAGGTGATCGCGATGGGCAGCCCGGCGAAGAAGTTCGTGCCGCTCACCGACTCCGCCCGCGCGTGGATCGACCACAATGCGGAGATCTACCAGCAGCTGGCACGCAGGCACTCCGAGGGCATCGAGCCGGTATGA
- a CDS encoding DUF2207 domain-containing protein, translating to MALKDLIDEGVLSDAREVDNFLARHGESLPSVEQTLRIVRDIDTDRLRKVAEDVWGTGGEGGKDLVGTKFDACVEKLDLASRQTAAWTGEANNAYATRVNKIKKGLDDMRKPSADVGDALIEIADAWDQVFGRSFADVLAMIGLALSIIGVIVAVAVEIAAGWTGVGAVVGIVIGILSVIVGAVSIWWTIHSQEQAKIDALNAAGKEAQETMTSANETTP from the coding sequence ATGGCGTTGAAGGACCTGATCGACGAGGGCGTGCTGTCCGACGCGCGCGAAGTCGACAACTTCCTCGCGCGACACGGGGAGTCGTTGCCCTCCGTGGAGCAGACTCTCCGCATCGTCAGGGACATCGACACCGACCGCCTTCGCAAGGTCGCCGAGGACGTCTGGGGTACGGGCGGCGAAGGCGGCAAGGATCTCGTCGGCACCAAGTTCGACGCCTGTGTCGAGAAACTGGACCTGGCGAGCCGCCAGACCGCCGCGTGGACGGGGGAGGCGAACAACGCCTACGCCACCCGGGTCAACAAGATCAAGAAGGGTCTTGACGACATGCGCAAGCCGTCCGCGGACGTCGGCGATGCGCTGATCGAGATCGCCGACGCATGGGACCAGGTCTTCGGCCGCAGCTTCGCCGACGTTCTCGCCATGATCGGCCTCGCGCTGTCGATCATCGGTGTGATCGTCGCGGTGGCCGTTGAGATCGCCGCGGGCTGGACAGGGGTCGGCGCCGTTGTCGGTATCGTCATCGGAATCCTGAGTGTCATCGTGGGAGCGGTCTCGATCTGGTGGACGATTCACAGCCAGGAACAGGCGAAGATCGACGCACTGAACGCCGCGGGCAAGGAGGCGCAGGAGACCATGACGTCGGCCAACGAGACCACCCCGTGA
- a CDS encoding YbaB/EbfC family nucleoid-associated protein — protein MTSPEHVAQLKARLAKIKQNPTEALFSEYKGTSRTGAVTVWVDLLGRHRRLHIAPGTVRDGDEQWLTEEINSAYEAASRAATFLDFDVAEFAQELRDVAALRQQTAAPSETPQAPGTSGDVARRGRSQAEGRRGQGDDEFFDDFRIGR, from the coding sequence ATGACGAGCCCTGAACACGTCGCACAACTCAAGGCACGGCTGGCGAAGATCAAGCAGAATCCCACGGAAGCGCTGTTCAGCGAATACAAGGGAACGTCGAGGACCGGTGCGGTGACGGTGTGGGTCGACCTGCTCGGCAGGCACAGGCGGCTGCATATCGCGCCGGGAACCGTGCGCGACGGTGACGAGCAGTGGCTCACCGAGGAGATCAACAGCGCCTACGAGGCGGCGAGCCGAGCGGCGACGTTCCTCGACTTCGACGTAGCCGAGTTCGCCCAGGAACTGCGCGACGTCGCCGCGCTGCGCCAGCAGACCGCAGCGCCGTCCGAGACACCGCAGGCACCTGGGACGTCCGGAGACGTGGCACGGCGGGGACGGAGTCAGGCCGAGGGCCGCCGCGGACAAGGGGACGACGAGTTCTTCGACGACTTTCGCATCGGTCGATGA
- a CDS encoding bifunctional MFS transporter/dTMP kinase, whose product MGQISEARQGAASAGTHRSAVSEASTVHRVRRVLAIRPFRRLWGVTYLCSVADWLSLLALTGLVTKFTDNYTAQNFAFAGVVLTQLLPGLLFAPLGGMLADRFDRRKIMIIADLVRFGLLLSIALVGTPLWLFIGNFLVGSAAMMWIPSKDAAVPNLLRRPDQVETANQLGMVMTYGVAVVTGAGLYSILTGIETALNLPTAILGEFGIAKIVVVINSLLYLASALLISRIPELSLRNVHPVPSSGKAGRSDEPATANTDGAAAAGASTDSGEKGSTGIRAMVRDGVRYVRSTPLIRGLFIGMMGAFAAGGAVIGSAKPYALSLRGGDATFGLLFVAVFVGAAVGLASTPKLARRLPHERLFGVGIVLAGLALLVVALAPHLAVALVAVAVVGACAGAAFLTGVTIIGSQVDDAIRGRINAIYQALLKIIIFGTTSLVPGLIGLVSPRVVTIWGSEVTIDGTRPVLLGGGLLAAAVGVVAYRQMDSRRTEPILADLRNVIRRRPRRANGLLIALEGTTAADTASQAARLAHWLSTGPRQVVLAADPALDDKRLTALVSGASLSGARAQALAAAAVRADIVERDVRPALDTGSVVVMERFVDSPLAHLSAVAGLDTAELEGLADWATGRLRPDLTVLLDAPAGPGEPSTNSAEHHWRVQQLLTEMAAAAPDRYVVVDGEGSEDEVARRVRSAVRSALEGRAELAPVVAEAKAN is encoded by the coding sequence GTGGGGCAGATCAGCGAAGCACGGCAGGGGGCAGCGAGCGCCGGCACGCACCGGTCGGCGGTCTCTGAGGCGTCCACCGTTCACCGAGTGCGCCGGGTGCTCGCTATCCGGCCGTTCCGCAGGTTGTGGGGGGTCACCTACCTGTGCAGCGTGGCCGACTGGCTGTCGCTGCTGGCGTTGACCGGGCTGGTCACCAAGTTCACCGACAACTACACGGCGCAGAACTTCGCGTTCGCGGGTGTGGTGCTCACACAACTACTGCCCGGCCTGCTGTTCGCGCCGCTGGGCGGCATGCTCGCCGACCGGTTCGACCGGCGCAAGATCATGATCATCGCCGACCTGGTGCGGTTCGGGCTGCTGCTGTCGATCGCCCTGGTCGGGACACCGCTGTGGCTGTTCATCGGCAACTTCCTGGTCGGGTCCGCGGCCATGATGTGGATCCCGTCGAAGGACGCGGCGGTTCCCAACCTGCTGCGAAGGCCGGATCAGGTGGAGACGGCCAACCAGCTCGGCATGGTTATGACCTACGGCGTCGCGGTGGTCACCGGCGCCGGCCTGTACTCGATCCTCACCGGTATCGAGACCGCGTTGAACCTGCCGACCGCGATACTCGGCGAGTTCGGCATCGCCAAGATCGTGGTCGTCATCAACAGCCTGCTCTACCTCGCCAGCGCGCTGTTGATCTCGCGCATTCCGGAACTGTCGCTGCGTAACGTGCACCCGGTGCCTTCGAGCGGCAAGGCAGGGAGGAGCGACGAGCCCGCCACCGCCAACACCGACGGTGCCGCCGCGGCCGGTGCCTCCACCGACAGCGGTGAGAAGGGCTCCACCGGCATACGGGCGATGGTTCGCGACGGGGTGCGCTACGTCAGGAGTACCCCGCTGATCAGGGGACTGTTCATCGGGATGATGGGCGCGTTCGCCGCGGGCGGGGCGGTGATCGGATCCGCGAAGCCGTACGCGTTGAGCCTTCGGGGTGGCGACGCGACCTTCGGTCTGCTGTTCGTTGCCGTGTTCGTTGGAGCGGCGGTGGGCCTGGCGAGCACGCCGAAGCTGGCACGGCGACTCCCGCACGAGCGGCTGTTCGGCGTCGGGATCGTGCTCGCGGGCCTCGCATTGCTGGTGGTGGCGCTCGCGCCGCATCTCGCGGTGGCCCTCGTGGCCGTCGCGGTGGTCGGGGCCTGCGCGGGCGCGGCCTTCCTGACCGGCGTGACGATCATCGGCTCCCAGGTCGACGACGCGATCAGGGGCCGCATCAACGCGATCTACCAGGCCCTGCTGAAGATCATCATTTTCGGGACCACCTCGCTCGTTCCCGGCCTGATCGGGTTGGTCAGCCCGAGGGTGGTGACCATCTGGGGCAGCGAGGTCACGATCGACGGGACCCGGCCGGTACTGCTGGGTGGAGGTCTGCTCGCCGCGGCTGTCGGCGTGGTCGCCTACCGGCAGATGGACTCGCGGCGCACGGAACCGATCCTCGCCGACCTTCGCAATGTCATCAGGCGAAGGCCGCGCCGCGCCAACGGCCTGCTCATCGCGCTGGAGGGCACCACGGCCGCCGACACGGCGAGCCAGGCCGCCCGACTGGCGCACTGGCTGAGCACGGGGCCCCGGCAGGTGGTGCTGGCGGCCGACCCGGCTCTGGACGATAAGCGGCTGACCGCGCTGGTGTCCGGCGCGTCGCTGTCCGGCGCGCGAGCGCAGGCCCTCGCCGCCGCCGCGGTGCGGGCCGACATCGTCGAGCGAGACGTGCGGCCCGCCCTCGACACAGGTTCGGTCGTGGTGATGGAGCGCTTCGTGGACTCCCCACTGGCACACCTGTCTGCGGTCGCGGGGCTCGACACCGCGGAGCTGGAGGGGCTCGCCGACTGGGCGACCGGGCGGCTGCGCCCGGACCTGACCGTCCTGCTCGACGCTCCAGCGGGCCCCGGTGAGCCCTCCACCAACTCAGCCGAGCACCATTGGCGTGTGCAGCAGTTGCTCACCGAGATGGCGGCGGCGGCACCTGACCGCTACGTCGTTGTGGACGGCGAAGGCAGCGAGGACGAGGTGGCTCGGCGGGTCCGCTCCGCGGTGCGGAGCGCGCTGGAAGGGCGAGCGGAGCTGGCGCCCGTGGTGGCGGAGGCGAAGGCGAATTGA
- a CDS encoding zinc-dependent metalloprotease: MVASTVNQGTEYASNRLVDWSVAASTGAFLVRGGPTVSPEEAERAVTELRELTVAAEGHVRELTGLGEGLPLLPGEVLDRPGWVRAAASGLDELTSRALPSGQAGRLAPLVAGTAGLQTGVVLAFLGARVLGQYDPFGGADKNGSLLLVAPNVVTAQQAMRVPGRDFRMWVCLHESTHRLQFTAVSWLRDYFADEVGRLVGGLAESETLGNLLARLPDAVREVRRTRQGGSVGLAELMQSPSQRAVFDRLLALSTLLEGHADYVMDAVGPEVVPSVTTIRRRFTARRKGGGVLDRLLRSLLGVDAKIRQYALGARFTRQVVDAVGMTGFNAVWTSPNTLPSRAEINDPRSWLRRVH; the protein is encoded by the coding sequence ATGGTGGCGAGCACGGTGAACCAGGGCACCGAGTACGCGTCCAACCGGCTCGTCGACTGGTCCGTGGCCGCGTCGACCGGGGCTTTCCTCGTGCGGGGTGGACCGACCGTCTCCCCCGAGGAGGCCGAGCGGGCGGTCACCGAGTTGCGCGAGCTGACCGTGGCCGCTGAGGGCCACGTCCGTGAACTCACCGGTCTCGGTGAGGGACTGCCGCTGTTACCCGGCGAGGTCCTCGACCGTCCGGGGTGGGTGAGGGCGGCCGCGTCCGGCCTGGACGAGCTGACCAGCCGAGCGTTGCCCAGCGGGCAGGCAGGCAGGTTGGCGCCGCTGGTGGCAGGCACCGCCGGCCTGCAGACCGGTGTGGTGTTGGCGTTCCTCGGAGCTCGCGTGCTCGGCCAGTACGACCCCTTCGGCGGTGCCGACAAGAACGGCAGTCTGCTGCTTGTCGCTCCCAACGTGGTGACCGCGCAGCAGGCCATGCGTGTACCGGGCAGGGACTTCCGCATGTGGGTGTGCCTGCACGAGTCCACACATCGGTTGCAGTTCACGGCGGTGAGTTGGCTGCGAGACTACTTCGCCGACGAGGTGGGCAGGCTGGTCGGTGGTCTCGCGGAGTCCGAAACCCTCGGCAACCTCCTCGCACGGTTGCCCGACGCGGTCCGCGAGGTGCGGCGGACCCGGCAGGGCGGCTCGGTCGGGCTGGCCGAGCTGATGCAGTCGCCTTCCCAACGCGCGGTGTTCGACCGGCTGCTCGCCCTTTCCACGTTGCTGGAGGGCCACGCCGACTACGTGATGGACGCCGTCGGCCCCGAAGTGGTACCGAGCGTGACCACGATTCGGCGCAGGTTCACCGCCCGCCGCAAGGGCGGTGGCGTGCTCGACCGGCTGTTGCGCAGCCTGCTGGGTGTTGACGCCAAGATCCGCCAGTACGCGTTGGGCGCCAGGTTCACAAGGCAGGTCGTGGACGCTGTTGGCATGACCGGTTTCAACGCGGTGTGGACCTCGCCGAACACGTTGCCGAGCAGGGCGGAGATCAACGATCCGCGGTCATGGCTGCGCCGGGTGCACTGA